In Labeo rohita strain BAU-BD-2019 unplaced genomic scaffold, IGBB_LRoh.1.0 scaffold_235, whole genome shotgun sequence, the DNA window CTCCTGCACTGCAAAAGTTGGATCCTTGGTTTTCATGATTTGGCTCATTTTGGGTTGAGTTATGGTATTATTTTGGTTCAGTtctggctaaaaagatgtggaCCAGTTTTGGGCTGGTGAGCAAATACTAATCTGGACCACACATTAGCTGCTGATATTAGCCAGATCATGGGCCGAAGGAGATTTGCTGAACACAGAGGTTGGTTATGTGGTCCTGCACCACATAAATTGgctcctgcaccacagatgttGGCTCCTgctcctgcaccacagatgttGGGTCCTGTACCACAGAAATTGGCTCCTGCACTGCAGAAGTTGTCTCCTTTACCACAGAAATTGGCTATATACTGCACCAACAAAGTTGtctcctgcaccacagatgttGGGTCCTCTACCACAGAAATTGGCTCCTGCACCACAGAAGCTGGCTCTTGCACAACAGAAATTGGCTCCTGTACCACAGAAGTTGGCTCCTGCACTGCAAAAGTTGGATCCAACACCACAGAAGTTGGCTTTTGTACCACATAAATTGGCTCCTTTATCACAGAAATTGgctcctgcaccacagatgttGGCTCCTGTACCACAGAAATTGGCTCCTGCACCACAGAAATTGGCTCCTGCACCACAGAAGCTGGCTCTTGCACAACAGAAATTGGCTCCTGCGGTGCAAAAGTTGGATCCTGCACCACAGAAGTTGGCTTTTGTACCACAGAAATTGGCTCCTTTATCACAGAGGTTGGCTCCTGCACTACAGGTGTTGGGTCCTGTACCACAGAAATTGGTTCTTGCACC includes these proteins:
- the LOC127159613 gene encoding uncharacterized protein LOC127159613, yielding MSQIMKTRTNLCGAGANFCGARTNFCGTGPNTCSAGANLCDKGANFCGTKANFCGAGSNFCTAGANFCCARASFCGAGANFCGAGANFCGTGANICGAGANFCDKGANLCGTKANFCGVGSNFCSAGANFCGTGANFCCARASFCGAGANFCGRGPNICGAGDNFVGANFCGTGPNLCGAGAGANVYGAEANLCGKGANFCGAGANFCVQQISFGP